In the Solanum pennellii chromosome 5, SPENNV200 genome, one interval contains:
- the LOC107020490 gene encoding aspartyl protease family protein 2 has translation MAERATGVIFFFLLISSAVAVAAVNRRTKFEYLKLPLLHKDTLPTTPSQSLSSDIHRLNTLYSSLGHRSITRSAKLPLTSGATTGSGQYFVDLRLGTPPQRLLLVADTGSDLVWVSCSACRNCSSRPRNSAFLARHSSTYLPYHCYDKKCRLVPNPTGVACNHTRLHSPCRYEYSYSDGSETKGFFSTETTTLNASSGRPVKFRNLAFGCSFEASGPSIAGPSFNGAQGVMGLGRGSISLASQLGRRFGNKFSYCLMDYTLSPTPTSYLLIGRSTAVNDPKKMKYTPMISNPFTSTFYYIGIESVYIEDVKLPIRPSVWEIDELGNGGTVMDSGTTLTFLAEPAYRRIVQAFKRLVTLPEADEPTVGFDLCVNVSGESRPSFPKMSFKLSGNSILSPPSGNYFIDTAEDVKCLALQPLTAPSGFSVIGNLMQQGFMFEFDRDRSRIGFSRHGCGKP, from the coding sequence ATGGCAGAAAGGGCCACCGGAGtaatcttcttcttcctcctcatcTCCTCCGCCGTCGCCGTCGCCGCCGTCAACCGCCGTACAAAATTCGAATACTTAAAACTCCCATTACTCCACAAAGATACATTACCGACAACTCCTTCACAATCACTCTCTTCCGATATCCACCGTTTAAACACCCTTTACTCCTCCCTCGGCCACCGCAGCATTACTCGTTCCGCTAAACTCCCATTAACTTCCGGTGCAACTACCGGCAGTGGGCAGTACTTCGTAGATCTCAGATTGGGTACTCCACCGCAACGCCTCCTTCTCGTCGCAGATACCGGTAGTGATTTAGTTTGGGTCAGTTGCTCCGCTTGCCGGAATTGCTCATCCCGCCCTCGAAACTCCGCATTCCTCGCCCGACATTCTTCAACTTATTTACCCTACCATTGCTACGATAAGAAATGTAGGCTCGTTCCTAACCCTACAGGCGTCGCGTGTAACCACACGCGCCTCCATAGCCCCTGTAGATACGAATACTCTTACTCCGATGGATCGGAAACTAAAGGGTTTTTCTCTACTGAAACGACCACGCTTAATGCCAGCTCCGGTCGACCGGTGAAGTTTAGGAATTTGGCTTTTGGTTGTAGTTTTGAAGCTTCCGGTCCAAGCATTGCCGGTCCGAGTTTCAACGGAGCTCAGGGAGTAATGGGTTTAGGCCGTGGTTCGATTTCGTTAGCGAGTCAACTCGGCCGCCGGTTCGGTAATAAATTCTCTTACTGTTTAATGGATTACACATTATCGCCGACTCCGACGAGTTATTTATTAATCGGCCGGTCAACGGCGGTCAACGATCcgaagaaaatgaaatacacGCCGATGATAAGTAATCCGTTTACTTCAACGTTTTACTATATTGGGATTGAAAGTGTTTACATTGAAGATGTGAAATTACCAATACGCCCTTCCGTTTGGGAAATTGATGAGCTAGGAAATGGAGGGACTGTTATGGATTCAGGGACAACATTGACATTTCTCGCCGAACCGGCTTATCGGCGTATAGTCCAAGCGTTTAAACGGCTTGTTACACTACCCGAAGCCGATGAGCCGACTGTCGGGTTCGACTTATGTGTCAACGTGTCGGGGGAGTCACGACCGAGTTTCCCGAAAATGAGTTTCAAACTCAGTGGAAACTCGATCCTCTCCCCGCCATCCGGGAACTACTTTATCGATACCGCGGAGGACGTTAAATGTCTCGCATTGCAACCGTTGACGGCGCCTTCAGGATTTTCGGTTATTGGAAACCTAATGCAACAAGGGTTCATGTTTGAATTCGATAGAGATCGATCGAGAATAGGTTTCTCTCGGCATGGTTGTGGTAAACCATAA